Proteins encoded together in one Defluviitalea raffinosedens window:
- a CDS encoding Maf family protein gives MSKIILASGSPRRKILLEQLGLSFDIIVSNTDEVIDPMLSPSELVIQLSKQKAADVAKNLEGDFVVLGADTIVVYKDKVLGKPKDREEAKAMLTMLQGNMHEVYTGITLIQTKNHLIKVGYERTEVYMRPLSSSIIDAYTNTREPMDKAGAYGIQGVGAVLIDKVCGDYNNVVGLPLKLLSILLKEMDVDIFENYTFPR, from the coding sequence ATGAGCAAAATTATTTTAGCTTCTGGTTCTCCGAGACGTAAAATACTTCTTGAGCAATTAGGCCTTTCTTTTGATATTATTGTGAGCAATACTGATGAAGTCATTGATCCTATGCTTTCACCCAGTGAATTGGTGATCCAATTGTCAAAGCAAAAAGCTGCAGATGTTGCAAAAAACTTAGAAGGGGATTTTGTTGTACTAGGTGCAGATACAATAGTTGTTTACAAGGATAAGGTGCTTGGGAAACCGAAAGATAGGGAAGAAGCCAAAGCTATGCTTACCATGCTTCAGGGAAATATGCATGAAGTGTATACCGGGATTACTTTAATACAGACAAAAAATCATCTTATAAAAGTTGGATATGAAAGAACAGAGGTATATATGAGACCTTTATCTTCTTCTATTATAGATGCTTACACAAATACCAGAGAACCTATGGACAAAGCTGGTGCATATGGAATACAGGGGGTAGGAGCCGTATTGATTGATAAAGTTTGTGGTGATTATAATAATGTGGTGGGACTTCCTTTAAAATTATTATCGATTTTGCTTAAAGAGATGGATGTTGATATATTTGAAAATTACACTTTTCCCAGGTAG
- a CDS encoding methylglyoxal synthase, with product MNIGLVAHDAKKKLMENFAIAYRHILSKHNIYATGTTGRLVEQAANLTVHKYLAGHLGGEQQLGTQIAHNQIDMVIFLRDPVSQKHHEPDVGALIRLCDIHNIPIATNLATAELLIKALERGDLEWRDIVR from the coding sequence ATGAATATTGGATTAGTTGCCCATGATGCAAAAAAGAAATTAATGGAAAATTTTGCGATTGCATATCGCCATATTTTAAGCAAACATAATATTTATGCCACAGGAACCACGGGAAGGCTGGTGGAGCAAGCAGCTAATTTAACCGTGCACAAGTATCTTGCAGGGCATTTGGGGGGAGAACAACAGTTAGGAACTCAAATTGCTCATAACCAAATTGATATGGTGATTTTTTTGAGGGATCCTGTATCACAGAAACATCATGAACCGGATGTCGGAGCATTGATTAGATTGTGTGATATTCATAATATCCCTATTGCAACGAATTTAGCAACTGCGGAACTTCTCATCAAAGCTTTAGAACGAGGAGATTTGGAATGGAGAGATATTGTAAGATAA
- a CDS encoding DUF4321 domain-containing protein — translation MYGGKGKNNWSLFLLLLGGIVIGGFIGQYLGKVPYMQWINYGQEFGFKNPIVLDLSIIYIQFSFKMEITIASILGIIAAILIYKRI, via the coding sequence TTGTACGGGGGAAAAGGAAAAAACAACTGGTCTTTGTTTTTGCTTTTGCTTGGAGGGATTGTAATTGGAGGCTTTATAGGGCAGTATTTGGGCAAAGTACCATATATGCAGTGGATTAATTATGGACAGGAATTTGGTTTTAAAAATCCAATCGTATTAGATTTGTCAATAATCTATATTCAATTCAGTTTTAAAATGGAAATTACTATAGCAAGTATATTGGGAATTATAGCGGCTATACTTATATATAAAAGAATTTAG
- the mreC gene encoding rod shape-determining protein MreC yields MKRSLKVSNRFILFFVTILLIVVIIATFNKRNNVSFIEKGLGYIVIPVQNIFSEVGGWTSDRINFIKNIRNLEKQNKELLKKVDELTYENKILQQYKEENTRLRNLLELDKKYADYPKIGAEIIGKDPGNWYNVFLIDKGSNDGLETDMVVLSGNGLVGHIIETAPNYSKVLSIIDDRNAVSSKVLRTSDLGVTKGDLTLMNEGLCKMEYIDSEADIIKGDEIVTSNLSDIYPPGIMIGTVKEIQVESHGLTKYALIEPVVDFRHLEEVLVINKKWTKNDVESKE; encoded by the coding sequence TTGAAACGGTCATTGAAAGTTTCAAACAGATTTATTCTTTTTTTTGTAACCATTTTACTTATTGTAGTCATCATTGCCACATTTAATAAACGAAATAATGTTTCTTTTATTGAAAAAGGCTTAGGATACATAGTTATTCCTGTTCAAAACATTTTTAGTGAAGTGGGTGGATGGACTTCTGATAGGATAAACTTTATAAAGAATATCAGAAACCTAGAGAAGCAAAATAAAGAGCTTTTGAAAAAAGTTGATGAATTAACTTATGAAAATAAAATTTTACAGCAATATAAAGAGGAAAATACAAGATTAAGAAATTTATTGGAGTTAGACAAAAAATATGCCGATTATCCTAAAATTGGTGCTGAAATTATAGGAAAAGATCCGGGGAATTGGTACAATGTGTTTCTAATTGATAAAGGATCAAATGATGGATTAGAGACAGATATGGTTGTACTTTCAGGCAATGGATTGGTTGGACATATTATAGAAACTGCACCAAACTATTCAAAAGTTTTATCCATTATAGACGATCGAAACGCAGTTAGTTCCAAAGTCTTAAGAACAAGTGATTTAGGAGTTACCAAGGGCGATTTAACACTTATGAATGAAGGTCTGTGCAAAATGGAATACATCGATTCTGAAGCCGATATTATTAAAGGAGATGAAATCGTCACTTCTAATTTAAGTGACATTTATCCTCCGGGGATTATGATTGGTACTGTTAAGGAAATTCAGGTAGAGAGTCATGGACTAACCAAATATGCTTTGATTGAACCTGTGGTTGATTTTCGCCATCTAGAGGAGGTACTTGTAATTAATAAGAAGTGGACAAAGAATGATGTAGAATCAAAGGAGTAA
- the minD gene encoding septum site-determining protein MinD produces the protein MSEVIVVTSGKGGVGKTTTTANIGTGLALQGHKVALVDADIGLRNLDVVMGLENRIVYDLVDVVEGHCRIKQALIKDKRYSSLYLLPAAQTRDKTAVSPEQMQKLCDQLREEFEYIIIDCPAGIEQGFKNAIAGADRAIVVTTPEVSAVRDADRIIGLLESSELRNPSLILNRIRMNMVKRGDMMAMEDVVDILAIDLLGVVPDDENIVVSTNRGEPVVSDASSLAGQAFRNIVERIKGNDVPLMNLDVNEGFMGKLKKLFGIGN, from the coding sequence ATGAGTGAGGTTATTGTAGTAACGTCTGGAAAAGGGGGCGTTGGTAAAACCACTACAACTGCAAATATAGGAACTGGTCTTGCATTACAAGGCCATAAAGTAGCATTGGTTGATGCCGATATTGGACTTAGAAATTTGGATGTTGTTATGGGGTTGGAAAATCGAATTGTTTATGATTTAGTAGATGTGGTAGAAGGACATTGTCGAATTAAACAAGCCTTGATTAAGGATAAACGTTATTCCAGTTTATACTTGCTTCCGGCGGCACAAACTAGAGATAAAACGGCAGTTAGTCCTGAGCAAATGCAGAAATTATGTGATCAGCTCAGGGAAGAATTCGAATATATAATTATTGATTGTCCTGCAGGCATTGAACAAGGCTTTAAAAATGCAATTGCAGGAGCAGACCGAGCAATTGTAGTAACAACTCCTGAAGTATCTGCTGTCCGTGATGCAGACCGCATTATCGGATTATTGGAATCAAGCGAATTAAGAAATCCTAGCTTGATTTTAAACCGTATTCGTATGAATATGGTTAAACGTGGAGACATGATGGCAATGGAGGACGTAGTGGATATTTTAGCCATTGATTTACTCGGAGTTGTTCCAGACGATGAAAATATTGTTGTTTCTACCAACCGAGGAGAACCTGTGGTATCAGATGCTTCTTCTTTAGCAGGACAAGCTTTTAGAAATATTGTTGAACGTATCAAGGGAAATGATGTTCCTTTAATGAATTTGGATGTGAATGAAGGCTTTATGGGAAAATTAAAGAAGCTATTTGGAATAGGCAATTAA
- the radC gene encoding RadC family protein, translating to MGSLNHHMSMKDLPEFERPYEKLEYFGAEVLSDAELLAIIFRTGSRNMRAVELAQKLLSFEKEEGLHGLYQYSLEELMNINGIGKVKAIQIKAVLELSKRISRHEGRLKYRINSPGSIAAIYMEEMRYLKQEHFKIVLLDTKNQILCDKDITKGSINSSIVHPREVFNYAIKKSAAGIIMLHNHPSGDPSPSKEDIEVTQRMIQAGDLIGIRILDHLIIGDGQYVSLKEKGVI from the coding sequence ATGGGATCATTAAACCATCATATGTCTATGAAAGATCTTCCTGAGTTTGAAAGACCTTATGAAAAATTAGAGTATTTTGGTGCAGAAGTTTTGTCTGATGCTGAACTGTTAGCCATTATTTTTCGCACAGGTTCAAGGAATATGAGAGCAGTAGAATTGGCTCAAAAACTCCTGTCTTTCGAAAAAGAAGAAGGATTGCACGGTCTTTATCAGTATTCTTTAGAAGAACTTATGAATATAAATGGGATAGGAAAAGTAAAAGCAATTCAGATAAAAGCAGTATTGGAACTGTCAAAAAGAATTTCAAGGCATGAAGGCCGCTTAAAGTACAGAATTAATTCTCCTGGCAGCATAGCAGCTATTTATATGGAGGAAATGAGATACTTAAAGCAGGAGCATTTTAAGATTGTATTGCTGGATACTAAGAATCAGATTTTATGCGATAAAGATATTACTAAAGGAAGTATCAATTCATCTATTGTCCATCCTAGAGAAGTATTTAATTATGCTATTAAAAAAAGTGCAGCAGGCATTATTATGCTTCACAATCATCCCAGCGGAGACCCTTCTCCCAGCAAAGAAGATATTGAAGTCACTCAAAGAATGATTCAGGCAGGAGATCTAATTGGAATCCGTATTTTGGATCATCTTATTATAGGAGATGGACAATATGTCAGCTTAAAAGAGAAGGGTGTTATTTAG
- the minC gene encoding septum site-determining protein MinC — translation MNDENCVIFKGTKDGLVVLLSPDIDFATLKKYLRKKTEDAKKFFQGAKVSLMFKGRVLNEEEQYELLQIISEQTQLNISFIHDDDSINNSDKLSNKSIEDLVTYSLSNNIEIDKTQYYKGTIRSGQKIEFEGSVVVIGDVNPGGEIIAGGNIIILGSLKGTVHAGSRGSTKAFVAALNMRPMQLHIGNVITRSPDQGDFRDNSQILPQIAYMYNNNIYIEPIDYKILENL, via the coding sequence ATGAATGATGAAAATTGTGTAATCTTTAAAGGAACAAAAGATGGATTGGTTGTCTTATTAAGTCCTGACATAGACTTTGCAACTTTGAAGAAATATTTAAGAAAAAAGACAGAAGACGCTAAGAAATTTTTTCAGGGGGCAAAAGTCAGCCTCATGTTTAAAGGAAGAGTTTTAAACGAAGAAGAGCAATACGAACTGCTTCAGATTATTTCAGAGCAAACGCAACTTAATATCAGTTTTATACATGATGATGATTCAATTAATAATTCAGACAAACTCAGCAACAAAAGCATAGAAGATCTAGTGACTTACTCTTTATCAAATAATATCGAAATAGATAAGACGCAGTACTATAAAGGCACTATTCGTTCAGGACAAAAGATCGAATTTGAAGGAAGTGTTGTAGTCATTGGAGATGTTAATCCGGGAGGAGAAATTATTGCTGGAGGAAACATTATCATTCTTGGTTCTTTAAAAGGAACCGTTCACGCGGGAAGCAGGGGAAGTACCAAAGCTTTTGTTGCAGCTTTAAATATGCGACCAATGCAGCTTCATATAGGAAATGTTATTACAAGATCCCCGGATCAAGGAGATTTTAGGGATAATTCACAGATATTGCCTCAAATAGCTTATATGTACAATAATAATATTTACATCGAACCTATTGATTATAAGATTTTAGAAAACTTGTAG
- a CDS encoding RnfABCDGE type electron transport complex subunit B has translation MDITSILYPVISIGGLGILFGAGLGYASKKFAVEVDERIPQVRDLLPGANCGGCGFAGCDAFAKAVVEGIVSPSGCSVNSAESTEAIAALMGLKVEQMDKKVAVVKCKGTCDKSKNKYEYYGISDCRDAALIPGGGAKSCGYGCLGLGSCKKVCPFGAIKIEHGIAVIDEEKCTACGNCVKACPKAVIELVPVKSKVRVLCNSLDKGKEVKDSCSVGCIGCRMCVKVCEYGAMDFQNNLAHVNYEKCTQCMACVSKCPTKAIHAQIQSEGIHSSVSAS, from the coding sequence ATGGACATAACAAGTATTCTTTATCCTGTCATCAGTATTGGTGGACTAGGCATATTATTTGGAGCAGGATTGGGTTATGCTTCAAAAAAGTTTGCGGTGGAAGTCGATGAAAGAATTCCGCAAGTTAGGGATTTGCTTCCAGGGGCTAACTGCGGTGGCTGTGGATTTGCTGGTTGTGATGCTTTTGCCAAAGCAGTTGTGGAAGGAATTGTTAGCCCCAGTGGATGTTCAGTAAATTCAGCGGAATCTACAGAAGCGATTGCTGCTTTAATGGGATTAAAAGTAGAGCAAATGGATAAAAAAGTGGCGGTTGTTAAATGCAAAGGAACCTGTGACAAAAGCAAAAATAAATACGAGTATTATGGAATCAGTGATTGCAGAGATGCAGCTTTAATTCCCGGGGGCGGTGCCAAAAGTTGTGGATATGGGTGTCTTGGATTAGGCAGTTGCAAAAAAGTCTGCCCTTTTGGAGCAATAAAGATTGAACATGGCATTGCTGTGATTGATGAAGAAAAATGTACGGCCTGTGGAAACTGCGTTAAAGCTTGCCCCAAAGCTGTCATTGAGCTGGTGCCTGTAAAGAGTAAAGTAAGAGTTTTATGCAATTCCCTGGATAAAGGAAAAGAAGTTAAAGATAGTTGCTCGGTTGGATGTATTGGTTGTAGAATGTGCGTGAAAGTTTGTGAATACGGAGCAATGGATTTTCAAAATAATCTTGCACATGTAAATTATGAAAAATGTACGCAATGTATGGCTTGTGTAAGCAAATGTCCTACGAAAGCTATTCATGCCCAAATCCAGTCAGAAGGAATCCATTCTTCTGTTTCGGCAAGTTAA
- the rsxA gene encoding electron transport complex subunit RsxA — protein sequence MELFILFLSAILVNNFVLSRFLGICPFLGVSKKVETAVGMGMAVTFVMTLASMITYIVYNWILVPFKIEYLYTIAFILVIASLVQFVEMVIQKISPTLYQALGVYLPLITTNCAVLGVAVLNMNEGYNLIQSIVHGVGAALGFTLAIVLFAGIRERIENNNILTAFQGFPIALITAGLMSIAFLGFQGLL from the coding sequence ATGGAGCTATTTATTTTATTTCTTAGTGCGATTTTGGTAAACAACTTCGTTTTATCCAGATTTTTAGGAATATGCCCTTTCCTTGGGGTCTCTAAGAAGGTAGAAACAGCTGTTGGAATGGGGATGGCAGTAACTTTTGTTATGACTTTGGCTTCTATGATTACTTATATAGTTTATAACTGGATATTGGTACCTTTTAAGATTGAGTATCTCTATACCATTGCGTTTATTTTAGTTATTGCTTCTTTAGTTCAATTTGTTGAAATGGTTATACAGAAGATAAGCCCTACGCTTTATCAAGCATTGGGGGTATATCTTCCTTTGATTACGACAAATTGTGCAGTATTAGGGGTGGCTGTCCTCAATATGAACGAAGGATATAATCTTATCCAAAGCATTGTTCATGGCGTAGGTGCTGCGCTAGGCTTTACATTGGCAATTGTTCTTTTTGCCGGAATAAGAGAAAGAATTGAAAACAATAATATTTTAACAGCATTTCAAGGTTTTCCGATTGCATTGATTACTGCGGGACTAATGTCAATAGCGTTTTTGGGCTTTCAAGGCTTACTCTAA
- the rodA gene encoding rod shape-determining protein RodA, with translation MISKEQLKFFDIIIVLLVTTLVGIGIVAISSAQHVNSGADPIYVRRQILYFTIGLVLMLIASFVDYHLLGELYILAYLAGLALLFAVLFLGDGAKGAVRWLEIGPIRIQPSEFAKIILILFMSKLIDSKKDKINKFSTLILLVVLLAIPVGMILKQPDLSTSLVFVAIFLVLLYVGGISYRYITISFLIAVPLFIVCFIYIQNPNQKLLKDYQRDRIMAMIHRDKEEYSDDYFQTEQSIHAIGSGQLYGKGLYKGTLNQLSYLPEPHTDFIFSVIGEEFGFVGCMSVIGLILMIILRGLWIAKDAKDTLGKLLIVGVVTMIGFQAFVNIGVVTGLLPNTGIPLPFVSAGGSSLWSNMIGIGLILNVGMRRKKSFF, from the coding sequence ATGATTTCCAAAGAGCAATTAAAGTTTTTTGATATTATAATTGTTTTATTGGTTACTACTTTGGTAGGAATAGGTATTGTAGCCATTAGCAGTGCTCAGCATGTAAATTCGGGAGCAGATCCTATATATGTCCGCAGGCAAATTCTATATTTTACAATTGGTTTAGTATTAATGCTTATCGCATCTTTTGTTGATTATCATCTGTTAGGAGAACTTTATATATTGGCGTATTTGGCAGGACTCGCTCTTTTGTTTGCTGTGCTTTTTTTGGGAGACGGCGCAAAAGGTGCGGTTAGATGGTTAGAGATTGGACCAATAAGGATTCAGCCATCTGAATTTGCTAAAATCATTCTCATTTTGTTTATGTCAAAATTAATTGACAGTAAAAAGGACAAAATCAATAAATTTTCCACATTGATTTTACTAGTTGTTTTACTGGCTATACCCGTTGGAATGATTTTAAAACAACCGGATTTATCTACAAGTCTTGTCTTTGTAGCTATTTTTTTAGTATTATTATATGTAGGAGGAATTAGTTACAGATATATTACTATATCCTTCCTTATTGCCGTTCCTCTTTTTATAGTATGTTTTATTTATATTCAGAATCCCAATCAAAAGCTATTGAAAGATTATCAAAGAGACAGAATCATGGCAATGATTCATAGAGACAAAGAAGAATATTCAGATGACTATTTTCAGACAGAGCAATCCATCCATGCAATAGGTTCAGGTCAGCTTTACGGTAAAGGACTATATAAAGGTACACTCAATCAGCTCAGTTATTTACCGGAACCTCATACGGATTTTATTTTTTCAGTAATAGGTGAAGAATTTGGTTTTGTTGGGTGTATGTCCGTTATAGGACTCATTCTTATGATTATCTTAAGAGGACTTTGGATTGCAAAAGATGCAAAGGATACTTTAGGCAAACTACTTATAGTAGGCGTCGTCACTATGATTGGATTCCAGGCATTTGTCAACATAGGCGTAGTTACCGGTCTTCTTCCTAATACGGGAATTCCGCTGCCTTTTGTTAGTGCTGGTGGAAGTTCATTGTGGTCTAATATGATTGGCATAGGATTAATATTAAATGTAGGTATGAGAAGAAAGAAGTCGTTTTTTTAG
- the rsxE gene encoding electron transport complex subunit RsxE, which yields MKKLIERLSNGIIAENPTFVQVIGMCPTLAVTTGAENGIGMGLATTAVLVGSNLFISLLRKFIPSKIRIPAYVVIIASLVTLIEFTLKAFVPSLYSQLGLFIPLIVVNCIILARAEAYASKNKILPSIMDGLGMGLGFTLALTTIGAIREILGAGKIFGIQILPSSYQPALIMILAPGAFFTLGILMAILNHLRSKNMKKA from the coding sequence TTGAAAAAATTAATTGAAAGACTTTCCAATGGGATAATAGCAGAGAACCCAACGTTTGTTCAGGTAATTGGAATGTGTCCTACCTTGGCTGTTACGACGGGAGCTGAAAACGGTATAGGAATGGGCTTGGCTACTACTGCCGTATTGGTTGGTTCCAATTTGTTTATATCATTACTTAGAAAATTTATACCATCTAAAATTCGTATACCTGCATATGTTGTTATTATTGCCAGTTTAGTAACTTTAATAGAATTTACTTTAAAAGCATTTGTGCCTAGCCTGTACAGTCAATTAGGGTTATTTATCCCCTTAATTGTTGTAAACTGTATTATTTTAGCCAGAGCCGAGGCTTACGCTTCAAAAAACAAGATTTTGCCATCAATAATGGATGGATTAGGTATGGGATTAGGATTTACTTTAGCTTTAACAACCATAGGAGCAATTAGAGAAATTTTAGGTGCGGGAAAAATCTTTGGTATTCAAATTCTTCCTTCTTCCTATCAGCCAGCGTTAATTATGATTTTGGCTCCCGGTGCGTTTTTTACTTTAGGAATACTTATGGCAATATTAAATCATTTAAGAAGTAAAAACATGAAAAAAGCATAA
- a CDS encoding RnfABCDGE type electron transport complex subunit G: MREIVKLGLVLFVITAVAGGLLGFANEITKEPIAKQVQQSKEEAMKQTLPQADKFEFIEVDLPEDSIILEVNAGYKGDTLEGFAVKVAPKGYGGAIEMMVGVSKDGVLQGVKVVSHSETPGLGANAQNAAFTSQYEGKSGELKVVKTTPGADDEIQAITGATITTKAVTSGVNEVLNLLKHRVNTDTNEINFDFN; encoded by the coding sequence ATGAGAGAAATAGTAAAGCTTGGACTTGTTTTATTTGTTATAACTGCTGTTGCAGGAGGATTGCTTGGATTTGCCAATGAAATTACTAAAGAACCTATAGCAAAACAGGTTCAGCAATCTAAAGAAGAAGCCATGAAACAAACACTTCCTCAGGCAGATAAATTTGAATTTATAGAGGTAGATTTACCGGAAGATTCCATAATTTTAGAAGTGAATGCAGGCTATAAAGGAGATACTTTGGAAGGCTTTGCAGTTAAAGTGGCCCCTAAAGGATACGGCGGTGCGATTGAGATGATGGTTGGTGTATCCAAAGATGGAGTGCTTCAAGGAGTGAAAGTTGTAAGTCATTCTGAAACTCCGGGGTTAGGAGCAAATGCCCAAAATGCCGCTTTTACATCTCAATATGAGGGAAAATCGGGTGAACTTAAAGTCGTAAAGACTACTCCTGGTGCAGATGATGAAATTCAGGCAATTACTGGAGCAACAATCACAACTAAAGCGGTTACATCAGGAGTAAATGAAGTACTTAATTTGCTTAAACATAGGGTTAACACAGATACCAATGAGATCAACTTCGATTTTAACTAA
- a CDS encoding rod shape-determining protein, translated as MFFSKDMGIDLGTANTLVFVKGKGIIVNEPSVVAINSRTKEVLAVGDEAKQMIGRTPGNIVATRPLKDGVIADFATTEAMLKYFIQKAYKKGLFTSKPRVIVCVPSGVTAVEMRAVYEATKNAGAKEAHLIEEPMAAAIGAGLPVEEPTGSMVVDIGGGTSEVAIISLGGIVTSKSLRVAGDELDEYIVNYIKKEYNLMIGERTAEEIKMTIGSAFPKAKEESKEIRGRDLVTGLPKTMTITSTEIMEAIKEPVNAIVDAIKVTLEKTPPELAADIMESGIMLTGGGALLSGLDQLIAKETGMPVHVAAEPLNCVALGTGLALEHIDTLRNVIISPKKL; from the coding sequence ATGTTTTTTTCAAAAGACATGGGAATAGATTTAGGAACAGCTAATACATTAGTATTTGTAAAAGGTAAAGGAATTATTGTAAATGAACCCTCAGTAGTAGCAATAAATTCAAGGACAAAAGAAGTTTTGGCCGTAGGAGACGAGGCAAAACAGATGATCGGCAGAACCCCTGGAAATATCGTTGCGACAAGACCTTTAAAAGATGGTGTCATTGCAGATTTTGCCACTACTGAAGCGATGCTTAAATATTTTATACAAAAAGCGTATAAAAAAGGCTTGTTCACATCAAAACCTAGAGTCATAGTTTGTGTGCCTTCCGGTGTTACTGCGGTGGAAATGAGAGCAGTATATGAAGCAACCAAAAACGCGGGAGCCAAAGAAGCACATCTGATTGAAGAACCGATGGCAGCTGCTATTGGAGCAGGATTACCGGTAGAAGAACCTACAGGCAGTATGGTTGTTGATATTGGTGGAGGTACAAGCGAAGTGGCAATCATATCTTTAGGAGGAATTGTTACGAGCAAATCTTTAAGAGTTGCCGGAGATGAGTTGGATGAATATATTGTTAATTACATAAAGAAAGAATATAACCTCATGATCGGCGAACGTACAGCTGAAGAAATTAAAATGACTATAGGTTCTGCTTTTCCAAAAGCTAAAGAAGAAAGCAAGGAAATAAGGGGAAGGGACTTGGTAACAGGGCTTCCCAAAACGATGACCATTACATCAACTGAAATTATGGAAGCCATTAAAGAACCAGTCAATGCGATTGTAGATGCAATTAAAGTGACTTTAGAAAAAACGCCCCCGGAATTAGCAGCAGATATTATGGAATCAGGAATCATGCTTACAGGAGGAGGAGCACTTCTTTCAGGATTAGATCAACTGATTGCCAAGGAAACAGGTATGCCGGTTCATGTTGCAGCAGAACCTTTAAACTGTGTAGCATTAGGAACAGGACTCGCACTGGAGCATATCGATACACTAAGAAATGTGATTATATCCCCTAAAAAGCTTTAA
- the mreD gene encoding rod shape-determining protein MreD: protein MRVFVISIMLIITNVLQSTYFQHFRIRGTIPNFYIMIIVSFALLRGSREGAIVGFFAGLIQDLYFGTSIGFYALLGMYTGYFCGKINKDFYRESFLLPLVMTIFSTFFYELTVYVFTYLIRGKLQFLYYLNNVILPEVVYTGIISIFVYQCIYYLNKKLELKEKKNRNLFK, encoded by the coding sequence GTGCGAGTATTTGTTATAAGTATAATGTTAATCATTACAAATGTTCTCCAATCTACTTATTTTCAACATTTTAGAATAAGAGGTACCATTCCTAATTTTTATATAATGATTATCGTTTCTTTTGCTCTTTTAAGAGGAAGCAGAGAAGGCGCAATTGTAGGTTTTTTTGCAGGTTTAATTCAAGATTTGTATTTTGGAACATCCATAGGTTTCTACGCATTATTGGGTATGTATACGGGTTATTTTTGCGGTAAAATCAATAAAGACTTTTATCGCGAAAGTTTCTTGTTACCCCTTGTGATGACGATTTTTAGTACATTTTTTTATGAATTGACTGTGTATGTATTTACCTATTTAATAAGAGGAAAACTGCAATTTTTATATTACCTTAATAATGTTATATTGCCCGAGGTAGTTTATACAGGGATCATTTCAATATTTGTATACCAGTGTATTTATTATTTAAATAAAAAGTTGGAATTAAAAGAGAAAAAAAATAGAAATTTATTTAAATAA
- the minE gene encoding cell division topological specificity factor MinE, translating to MELLNFFNRKPSSGSVAKDRLKLLLIHDRINCSSELLEMMKTDIIKVISNYMDIDEADLDIQIGQAKSEESNGTVPVLYANIPIKNMRKVGNQ from the coding sequence ATGGAATTACTTAATTTTTTTAATCGAAAACCTAGTTCTGGTAGTGTCGCGAAAGATAGGTTAAAGCTTTTACTGATTCATGACCGTATTAATTGCTCTTCTGAACTCCTGGAAATGATGAAAACAGATATAATTAAAGTAATTTCCAATTACATGGATATTGATGAGGCGGATCTGGATATTCAGATTGGACAAGCAAAATCAGAGGAAAGTAATGGCACTGTTCCCGTTTTATATGCTAATATTCCTATCAAAAATATGCGTAAGGTAGGAAATCAATGA